In Mastigocladopsis repens PCC 10914, a single window of DNA contains:
- a CDS encoding LysR substrate-binding domain-containing protein, protein MTLEQLRIFLAVAELMHFTRAAETLYITQPAVSAAIQTLEAEYGVKLFHRIGRHIEITDAGKLLQLEAQKILDQVSLTERGLRELNNLQRGELKLGSSLTIGNYWLPDKISHFKRQYPGIHIDCTLGNAEEICEGTATGLFDFGLVTGEVKASLKNSLEQEVVGSDRLQIVVGTSHPWFKRTEISPTELHSTNWVMREPGSGAQQMFEQALQDWGIDPGKLDVVLNLSSSEMVKAVVESGVGAAAIPELMVKKEIQLSTLHAVHVVDRSSGKKLEIVQPVWKLKHRQRFQTRIANAFEQILAQYLRL, encoded by the coding sequence ATGACGCTTGAGCAGTTGCGAATTTTTTTAGCAGTTGCGGAACTGATGCACTTTACTCGTGCTGCAGAAACGCTATATATTACCCAGCCAGCTGTGAGTGCAGCCATTCAAACCTTGGAAGCAGAATACGGGGTGAAACTATTCCATAGGATTGGTCGCCATATCGAAATTACTGATGCTGGCAAGTTGCTCCAACTGGAAGCGCAAAAAATTCTTGACCAAGTTTCCTTAACCGAGCGAGGCTTGCGAGAATTGAACAATCTGCAACGGGGTGAATTAAAGCTGGGATCAAGTCTCACTATCGGTAACTACTGGTTACCAGACAAAATTAGCCACTTCAAGCGCCAATATCCGGGAATCCATATTGATTGTACGTTGGGTAATGCAGAAGAAATTTGCGAAGGGACAGCGACAGGACTTTTTGATTTTGGCTTAGTGACAGGAGAAGTCAAAGCCTCCTTAAAAAACTCTCTGGAACAGGAAGTTGTGGGGAGCGATCGCCTACAAATTGTGGTTGGCACATCTCACCCCTGGTTTAAGCGGACAGAAATTTCCCCAACAGAACTACATAGTACAAATTGGGTGATGCGGGAACCAGGCTCGGGAGCGCAGCAAATGTTTGAGCAAGCCCTACAAGATTGGGGAATTGACCCTGGTAAATTGGATGTTGTTCTCAACTTAAGCAGTAGTGAGATGGTGAAGGCAGTTGTTGAAAGCGGTGTGGGTGCAGCTGCAATTCCTGAATTGATGGTCAAAAAAGAAATACAGCTGTCTACACTTCACGCAGTTCATGTGGTAGATAGAAGCTCTGGTAAAAAGCTAGAAATTGTTCAACCTGTTTGGAAGCTCAAACACCGACAGCGGTTTCAGACCCGAATTGCGAATGCCTTTGAACAGATTTTGGCTCAATACCTTAGGCTATAG
- a CDS encoding YidH family protein, translating into MQLPFKFMKVNGENSEKEKSKKRSSEKVREHLANERTYLAWMRSGIALMGFGVLIVRLRILRPPLAPQAPGNGWKLGLAFSLVGLLTVLLSNQHYLAVRRDIDEDTYEPADRWVILSSLAVILLGIGVVYYVFTVPLDSLNTVIVE; encoded by the coding sequence ATGCAGCTACCATTCAAATTTATGAAGGTTAATGGAGAAAATTCAGAAAAAGAAAAGTCAAAGAAACGTAGTTCAGAAAAAGTGCGGGAGCATTTAGCAAACGAACGTACATATCTAGCATGGATGAGGAGTGGAATTGCCCTGATGGGGTTTGGTGTTCTAATTGTCCGCCTTCGTATCCTCCGTCCTCCTCTTGCACCTCAAGCGCCTGGTAATGGTTGGAAGTTAGGTTTAGCCTTTTCATTAGTTGGTCTGCTAACGGTACTGCTTTCAAACCAGCATTACCTTGCTGTGCGCCGCGACATCGACGAGGATACCTACGAACCAGCAGACCGATGGGTCATCCTCTCCAGCCTCGCTGTCATACTTCTTGGAATTGGGGTTGTCTATTATGTCTTTACAGTTCCTCTAGACTCGTTAAACACAGTCATAGTTGAGTAA
- a CDS encoding RrF2 family transcriptional regulator, whose translation MSTDLNSQNYALLDLSSKVEYALLALLELASNKGKKTPLTMSEITTKQPIPERYLEQILTSLRRAGVVQSHRGSRGGFVLAREPWQITLLEIVTFVEGERKERESSVTPSLERNLVHEIWEQANTACVEVLRSYTLQDLCQQREARFQQGPMYYI comes from the coding sequence GTGAGTACGGACTTGAATAGCCAAAACTACGCTCTTTTGGATCTGTCTTCCAAAGTTGAATACGCGCTGCTGGCACTTTTAGAACTGGCAAGCAACAAGGGAAAGAAAACCCCTCTAACTATGAGTGAAATCACTACGAAGCAACCCATACCCGAGCGTTATCTGGAACAAATTCTTACCAGTTTGCGGCGAGCAGGTGTGGTGCAGAGTCATCGTGGCTCGAGAGGAGGCTTCGTTTTAGCTCGTGAACCTTGGCAAATTACTTTGCTGGAGATTGTCACTTTTGTGGAAGGTGAACGCAAAGAGAGAGAATCCTCTGTTACTCCCTCTTTGGAAAGGAATTTGGTTCATGAAATCTGGGAGCAAGCCAACACCGCCTGTGTTGAGGTTTTGCGAAGCTACACACTTCAAGATTTGTGTCAGCAAAGAGAGGCTCGCTTCCAGCAGGGTCCAATGTATTACATTTAG